GCCCGGCGTGCGGGAGTAACGGACGGGCGGTGCGATGTACCGGTAGGCGCCCTCGCTCGGGTGCTCGACGGTCTGCAGCAGCCCGCCTTCCTGGGCGTAGCTGCTCTCCGCGGCCTCCTGGAGGCTGTGCACGGGGTGGGCGGGGATGCTCACCCGGTCGCAGAAGTCCTGCCACTGGGCGTTGGTGAACTTCGGGGTCACTTCGCGTACGTACGCGTAGAGCTCGTCGGCGTGTGCGACCCGCTGGGGCATGGTCGTGAAGCGGGGGTCGGCGGCCAGGTCGGGGCGGCCGGCGTGAGTGAAGAAGTCGCGCCAGTTGCGGTCGTTGTAGGGCAGGACGCACATCCAGCCGTCGGCCGTCGGACACGCCTTGCGTTCCTTGCTGAGCACGCGCGTGTATCCGTAGCCGGGCTCTTGCACCGGATCCAGCGAAGCGCCGGCGAGATGCTCGACCAGGTTGAAGGCGATCATGGTGTCGGCCATCGGGACCTCCACATGCTGTCCGGCGCCGGTGCGGTCGCGGTGGCGCAGCGCGGCCAGTACCGACTGCACGATCACCAGGCCGCAGACCTTGTCCGCCAGGAGCGTCGGTACGTAGTACGCGCCGCCGCTCACCTG
This is a stretch of genomic DNA from Streptomyces sp. NA04227. It encodes these proteins:
- a CDS encoding CaiB/BaiF CoA-transferase family protein; amino-acid sequence: MSPQHHRNDAAGDENANGGPLAGLRVVELATVIMGPYAAAQLGDLGADVIKIEAPGGDPTRHFEPRRHEGMAGATLNLNRNKRSVRLDLKTPAGRDALLALLGTADAFITNVRPQALQRLGLRYEDVAPVNPGLVYANAQGFRSDSPQGDNAAYDDILQAASGLVSLNEQVSGGAYYVPTLLADKVCGLVIVQSVLAALRHRDRTGAGQHVEVPMADTMIAFNLVEHLAGASLDPVQEPGYGYTRVLSKERKACPTADGWMCVLPYNDRNWRDFFTHAGRPDLAADPRFTTMPQRVAHADELYAYVREVTPKFTNAQWQDFCDRVSIPAHPVHSLQEAAESSYAQEGGLLQTVEHPSEGAYRYIAPPVRYSRTPGRLWRHCPHVGEHTEEVLTEVGFDPALLTTTPESSPVG